Below is a genomic region from Raphanus sativus cultivar WK10039 chromosome 4, ASM80110v3, whole genome shotgun sequence.
ATTTTCACATAGACCAACGCTTAGTTTATATCAGTTTATATCAGGAATCAAAAGAGCAAAGCCAGAAGACAAATTTTCCCAATTACAGTGACTCAAGAAAGACATCTACAACTTAATAAACTTtctgtttgaaaacattttatagTCGACACAGTGACAAGAATACCTTTAATCTACACTAAAATTGCATGAACTAAAACACCATTCATTCCATACCAAAGACCATCACAATTCATCAATTTTCACAATCAGTCTCTGGTTTCTAACCTAACTCACAAATCTGATCAAAAACCAACCAAACCCATTTTCTAAATCGACTTAATATCATAGTTTCTGATAGTAAACCCAAACCTTATGAACCTACATCAACTTCCAAATCAAAATCCCAAATCTCCTAGTTTCGGATGATAAGACATACCTTCTTTTTAGATCGCCGGAAGCAAAGACTGGGAGAACAATATGGGATTTGAGAGACCGAGGAGAGGATGAGAGAACAGATTGGTGAGGATTTCGATTTCGTCAAGGTTCGCCGGAGATATGAATCGCCGAAGAGAATTTCGCCAAGCAGAAGACGGAAAATGAACGGATTCGACCAAATAAAAAGCTGATAACGGTTACGCCATCGAGCAGAGATCGATTTTGCCGGAAATCAGACGGAAATCGGATTTCGCGATGGTTTGGTCTCTGTCGCCGTGAGAGAGATATCGGGATTTTTCCAACAAATGgaaatattatttcattttcaaaaaaaaacagaaccaatGAAATTGTGCCACATCACCCTAACAACCTCGCCAAAACGCTTCTTGCGGAATACCCAAGATACACATCTCTGATcatagtttcaatttttttccttttattataaTGCTCTAAGATACGTTGAAATACAccgataaagatgctcttatgGATCGATGAtgtcaaatttttatttttgtatttgtttttgaaaatttaggtacaatattttttttcaaaactatataatttgattatttaatttaattacaatcaaaattagtattaatatgttgtttaaattataaaagataaaaaaagaattaaaaattgTGGGGTATAgtgttgaattttattaaacaaaaccaTTGTGGAGGTTAAAAATGAAGTGGATGTTGAATAATGAGATGGAAGAGAAATAAGATGATGTGGAgtgttaaaagaagaaaaatatagtGTTGAATAAATCTACCATTATAGATAGtctaatgttaaaaaaaacgTGATTggcaataaaatatttttaaaaagcaGTTGCAGATGTCCTATCTCTCTCATGCTTCTCAATTCACACTCTAAGGGTTCGAATGGTAAAAACAATTCAAGCAGATCATGCAGATTAAGTGGGACAAGTACAGATCATGCAAATCGAGCGTCACAAGTGCGGATCAAGCAGATCAAATGATTTTAGTAATTGTGAATGGCAAAAGTAGTTCAAAATACagatcatatatttaaataatcaaaattttaactaaataatcaaaatatatagttttgttatacaataaataaacaaagctaaaataatttattgaaaaGTATTTTATTTGTCCATAACGTATATGCGATATTATCtacaatatttgaaatatttgtcATATGATTTCCATcaataaaaacattttgttGTGTTTATCGGCGATTAGACGTCATCcgtataattttaaattgatacaaataatataaagtGTGAGTTAACCAGTAAGAGTAGTTGTATTATTAAGTATATTCTAACAacttttatcatattatatatttataatttttttaaaaactttgtaAATTATGTGTATATGAATAATGTGAAAATAAACTttgtatatgtataattatgaatatatttattagaataaTTATTATGTGTAAGGAAAAAGTACATCTATAAGACtagttttgttattttagttgaataaatcaaaatcattttaatttctagatgattattaaaatatattttactaataccTATAGtatattgtatttatataaatatgatcgTCTATATATAGTTACTCTTCATTGTAATTTAATACCTTGagatttttgtaaattttatgtCCATTccgttttgttttatttaggCTTTGAATGGGTGATGCGGATCAAAAAAACGCCGATCAAACGAAAATACAGATCAAGCAGAATAAATGCAGATCATGCAGATCAATCAGAACAAATTCagatcaaattaaattaataaaatattataattagtaCATTTTGAATGatacaaaataaaacttattataaaaagtaataactataatatagataaaataacaataaatatagtgaaattttaaattatatacaattcattataattacaaaaattataaagaatattCTTGTTTTactcttatttttttgtatctttATTCAACTTTCGTTTTTTACCATTTGATTCAACTATTAAATTAATAAGGTATGGACATAAAAACCGAgaactaaaaacaaaaccaaaacaaaaccgaaTCCAAAACCAAagttcaaaaattatttattattattttgtgaaCTTAAGCATTtttaaatgatacaaaataacaTGTATAGATACTttactttatataattatgaatttataaactatatatgtgTAATTTTTTGTAAACATATTTCTACAAGATAATGTATAtaatactattaatattttatatatcatatatataaaatgattataaataaaatattaaataataacaaaacagtgaaatattaaatcttatgtttgaaaagaaaattgtgtaaggtttaaaataaataaaatatgttcacTAATACTGTTTATAAACAATCATaacgaaaataataaaaaataaaacttgcaTGGATTTTCATTGGCCATCTCCATATCTCCCAGCTGATTTTTCTCATACTCatacaaatcaaattttaacaCATATCTTTAAACTGCATGCAGATATTCATTATTATATTACTTATTTTTGTTCTGTAATAAATTAGTTGAATGGATAAAAAATACAGAACAATCTGCATAGTAATTGAACTGCATACGTATATTCTGCAATTTGTTCTCCATTACATTCAAAGACTTATtagtttaaaaagttaaaaggaGGAGAACTaccttttttgtttctttctgcAAAAGTGCAGATCGTCTTCTTGCATTTTtaaccatcttttttttttggtgttgtaCGTATTCTCCTATCCTCTTTAACCAATAAATACTCTTctgtataataaattaatttaagatACTTCTATTTTGCTTAAATGCCGATGGTGAATTTTTCcctcttttcttttcattccaacgtatgtaattttattttttgttctaatTATTATtgcatttatataatatattaaatataaaataaaatttacttaaTTAAAAAGCTTTATATCTATggtatatttatgaattttacttAAAATTATGCATATAAAACTTAAGCACACAAAATATATGCATGtaagtaaataatatattctatatattaattgaaagtagaaaatacataatattttaattcatagATATTAAACTCAGAAATTATTTACAgagatattttcaaaattaattttaatgtaAACAATTATATACATGTACAACAATTAATTTGTAAACATAAATATTGatctaaaataatgaaattatttCTTATAGCTTTAGATTTTAccttataaataataattattcttataaatacatatgcatatattatttcacattattcatatatataaagatttttttcatattatccataatatataactaaaatgatTGAAATTTTGTAAGTATATAGAGGGAGAACAAGTTTTAATGGGCTCATAACGAGGAAGGAATATTTATTGATGGAGATCATACAACGAAGATTAGAGATAAAATTGCATATATGCGGtggaaaaatcaaaatattttttattaaattattttatctctgtttatatattgtatatatattagtattttgatatttggtgtaatttaattatttaaatatatgatttgcACTTTTGAACTGATTTGTCTTATATAACTATAATAAATTACTTGATCCGCTTGATCTGCATCTCTCCCACTTGTCCCGCTTGATATGCATTTGTTCCGTTTGTTCTACTAGATCTGCTTGATTTGCACCGCCTGAACTGCTTTTACCATCGAACCCTAACATATATGCAGATCTCCTGCATATtacttttgaaattttaaaaagtgtGAATGGTAACACTAAAACAGTTCTCATGTTCAGGTGTATGAATTGTTATTGTCCCGCCCTTCTATTCACACACTTGATCTGCACTGTTTGTATTATTTTCACTAGGTAGTAATCTGCGCCCTGCGTGGAGTGATTGactaaaaaatatgttatttttaatctatagatattataaaattaaaagttatagtcataaatattagatataaaCAAATATGGTGAGAAGTTGTGCATGTTTATATAATGTaatctttttcaatttttttctttttgtaattgGTTATGTGTAATTgaagtatatttaaaaaaaattataagagtAAGCAAAgacttatataaatttattatgaatttaagctaaaacaaaacataaaaatataattattggAGTTCATCACTAACggaatatttgtttttcattaatCTTTCAACAGAAAACCCCTAAAAGAgaaaatacacacacacacacacacacacacacacacatatatatatatatatatatatatatcaatggACTCAAAATCAAATCGAATATTCTACCGATGATATCTTTTTTTGGCTAGAAAGATATCATTGAAAAATCATAGAGGAAAAATAATATTCTATCatgtaaataaaattgaattaatcCTTAACTTTTAGCTGCCAATTTCAAAATTATGGAAAGTAATATACTTAAGAATTAAACATATAGGAAACAATATTAACTTTGAAATTAAGTTGATCGAAAATAACCAAATTGATGAGTTATGACGTGTTGATTCCTTAATTTTAGAGTTTTGGAGCTTAAATTAAGGGGGTTAAATGCAATTTGTAAGTTTCTATCGTCCAATCAGTCAAATGATCAGATACATAAGTTTATTATGaatttaagataaaacaaaatataggCAATAGAACTATAGAGTTCAccactaataaaatatttgtttcccTCTAATCTTCAACagaaaaaccctaaaaataaaacatatatatatatatatatatatatatatattaatagacTTAAAATCAAATCGAATATtctaataatgatatttttctttGGCAAGGAAGACATTACTAAAAATTCATAGAGTGaaacaaatattatatcatGAAAATCAAATCGAATTAATCCCTAACTTTTAGCTgtcaatttcaaaattatggaaaaataatataattaagaaaTGAACATATAGGAaacaatattaattttgaaatttaagctGATCGAAAATAACCAAGTTGATGGATTCTGAAGTGTTGATTCCTTAATTGCAGACTGCTTAATTGTATAGTCTTTGTGCTTATGTTAAGAGATTAAATGCAATTTGTAGTTTCTATCGTCTAATCAGTCAAATGGTCAAATTCAATATGCGTCATAAACCATGATCAATGCTTCTATCAAATCAATTAGGTTTATATGAAGAATATTCATATACAAATTGCAtcatataaatctaaaacacaaatataacaTCTCAAAACAATAGCGAGGAACATaaacaatatatacatatataaatataaataatacgtACACTGATATATTAAGGAATTATATgataagaaacaaatatatgtATGTCGTATGTTTTATAACTTTTCAACGATGAAAAGTTAGAAAAAGAGAAACAATATGTTTATATGCTTATCAAACGTTTCTTGTGGAATAATAGGTTTTTCTTTACGTATGTTATAACAGTATGTTGATAACAGATTATATTTGATTGACATAAACGTACATAGATATgataagaaacaaatatatttacGTCGTATGTTCTATAACGTTttggaaaacaaatatatgataaggaataaatataataaacgTTCATACGGATTTATTAGAAATCATTGCAAATATATGTGGAAATAGAAAGAGGTAATCATTTATAAAGAACATATCacatgaaaataaaagaaatatgcTTAATATATAGGAACCAATTATAGTATGCTGAAATATGAAAGTTAAATGAATAATGACATTACATGTAATTAATCTAAGTAATATTTCCTCTGTTCCACTTTAAGtgaagttttaagatttttattttgattcataatatgtgatgttctcactattcTAGGTAAGATTAAATGTCATTCAAATTTTGTGACCAATTACATAATCATGTACTATTTTGTTATtagttaaatttgttttatttaatgtgatttttgtataaccaagataaagtgcataaaaatttgtatttttttaataattgtgtaAATACCTTAAACATCGCTTAAAATGGTACATGGAGTAAAAGGTTATTCACTAAAAGTTATGAGGAAGACTATCATGATGACACTTAATAATGACATTCTTGTTAATAATAACACAAGAGACAAATGTTTATTTGTTAGAATGTTCCTTGAATAATAGTAAAGGATCATTCGGAACCTAACGCCAATTAAAGAGAAACACCACTGACACGAGTTTATGTTCTGatcaaatttcatataataaaaaaaattactttataaGATGGTTGGtcttatttttttgaataaatgttTTAACGAAAATGACTTTGTTTATACTAAACCCCAAGTATTCACTCCTATTTTCTTTCTTGGGTAAGCCACTGGCGTACTCAATCGATTGCGTATCACTATCATCTTATCGAAATTCCATTTAGACTAAGTCTAATATGTCCCAAGTCCACGTTActatatacaaatcaacaaaccAAAGTCTGTCAACTCAAAAGTCTCCTCCGTCTCGTCCCTTCCTATACGGAGTGAGGACGCTTTTTTCTCGAACGCCATAGCCAAAAAGGCTCACCGAGAGAGGTCCAACAGAGTGAGAACGGTACGTACTGTACATCTTTGTAGTTATACACTGGTCGGATAGGAATTCGTGATGTCAATCCGAATCCCCTCGGCTTCTCAGGGTTCTAGAGGTATCATATTATGTCTCATCTTCCTCGGGTCGTTACCAGGTAGTCTGATCTCTTCCTTATATCTTTTTGAATCTCGCTGTTTctttgaagatgatgagagTTTTCGAATTGTATTGTGATGGTTGTTCATAGGGACAATACTTACACAACAAGTTACACTAGATTCGATTCTGATTTTCAAGACGCACGAGTGGTTCTCCACTAAACCTATAGTTTATTTCCAATGCAAAGGAGAGAACAAGACTGTCTTTCGCGACGTGAAGACAACAAACGTGTCTTATTCTTTCAATGGCCAAGAATCTTGGCAGGTTCGTTTTGGTCTCATGTTAAGTCTTAAGCTGATCAGGAGATTAGCTTTATAATAGTTTATCTTGTTTGGAGGGTTATCATCACTGTCTTTGAGATACACTTttgctttgtttgttttttttttttgttgatatttTCAGCCACTAACAGAACTTAAGGGAACACAATGCAAGAGATGTGGAATCTATGAGGAAGATACCTTTAGATATGATGCATTTAACGAATGGGAGCTTTGTCCTTCTGATTTTACATCTGAGGGTATATACACACACGCCAAGGCTAAAGATTTCAATGCTACTTTTCTCTGCCATGGTTGCTCACAAGTACTAGGTGCTGGTGAGTTACCACATCTTGGGACTTTAGGATCATTCACTGCATCAAATAAGCAGAACTACTAGTGTGGCTCTCTGTTCGATTCTAACTTCAAAGTTGAATTACGTGATTGGAGATATCAGATGCgctttcttattcttcttcttttttggggCAGGTTTGAATAAAGATTCTGGCACTGACAAGGAAGAAGAAACGCCCAGAAAGGGTCCTGCAATCATTGTAGTACTTGTGCTAGGTGGAGTTGCGGTGGGTTTTGTGGTAGGTTGTAAGAATTGGCGAAAGAAGAAGCAGCAACAAGAACAGGCCTGGTTTCTCAAGCTGTTTGAAGATGGTGACGAAATGGAGGTCGAAATTTGCCTTGAAGATACCCTATGAAGTCTTAGACACTGAACTCAATGTCACCTGTTacgttatatatatacacagcTTCTTGATCTCACAAACATTTTGTTTTAATCTGAAATAGAGAGTTTGAAAGATAATACAATTTGAAAGCTGTGCGAAGACAGAAAACAAGAACAACATCATTCATTGATACACAAGGGGTGCATTGAGCTTAACCTGTTCTTGCAGTTTCTCTCAATGTGTCCTCTTTTACCACATCGGTAATATTTGGTAGAGGTCtttgacattttttattttagtgtatttgaaaactatacaattatatcattttatttatattaaatatggaagttatataagatattatttaattttgtttttaattagtttagtcTGTTTTGTtgttaaatttcaataaaactagattttgacccgcacacccgtgcgggtgtatatttcagaaatatattgctatttatttttcatgtcaatatcaaagctggataaaaaaattcaaatctgaagaatcGAACCAATCACGATCCAAAaaaagtaataccaaaccctaaccaaaattgattaaatatctaaactatcaaaattttaatatttagacaaccgaaaccataaccaattcgaaccaaagtattttggatatttgttctgtatccgaaaaagatttatatacttatatatatatatatatattaattatttttagttttaatgtatataaaaaatatccagaatatatatgatacttttaggttggtttacatacttgaaaatatataaaaatagtcaaatataaatatctaacatagtggaagtacactcaaaacagtaaaaatatttaaaataatttttgatttttgatccaaaatttaaactaaaccaatttatatgttaagtttaggtattctggcatatgttattcaaatttatatacaataaattattttatttatagattttaagaaattcaaaatatatagtgaattttaaaaaaaaattaaatgggttatctgaacccgaactgaatccgcaaagatccgaatgtaattcaaactgaaatttaaaaatatatgaatgagaCTGATATTTTTGATCCCAGAAATCCAAAACTcaaacagatctgaaacgaacccgaatggatatctgaacgcccagccctagtgataattcgaactgaagtttagaaatatatgaacggggttgaaatctttgaccccggaaatcCGAAACTCAAACAGATTTGAAACGAATGGAATGAATACCTGAACGCCCATCCCtaatcactattatgtatcctatatatgtcatcatataattaattgtattggtccatcatataaataatcatataattaatagtattttatatgtataatcttataaataatcatatatattatattcttcaagtttaatgtcaaatataaaaactataatttaagttagtatatgaaattaatctttttgttgtatttttcttatatatattgaaaacattttttaataatggttattgattgttttgattgtttttaatttataaaatcattataaatttctaaaccattggtaattactgtgttttataaatgattaaatgGATCGTTATTGATGACAATTTTGAATCTATATATCAACCCAAATGTTAATCTATTTGTGCAAGTAttacattgtatatataaaatattctgtAATGTAAAtgctattattaaaattaaaaatataaatgcgGTGACTCACTAACATTTGACAGGTGTTTTCTTAATGTcatgtgtataatatataagatataaaactaCAATGCACAGGATATTAAACGTACGTTTTAAGTTTTTGGTAAGtaatgtcagaaaaaaaaagtttggtaaGTAAATCATCCAGATTTGCGGTtagataataatagtaatttagattaattatttgttttaaatgcagtggcaGTCCTTTGTAATATTTGAGCAACTTTAAGGGGATATAACTaagtgtacttcagttttaatagtttagatatatgTAACTCTTTTGATTAAttgtgtgatatatatatatttatttatttatttgatctatttttatttgatgTCGATTTACTAACTCTAATAtcttatttgtttaatataaaaataattaaattacttaaactaatgaattattttatttatattttcataaaaaattgcATTCATTTAACTTTCTAAaccatattatattattatattattttattcttaaaattaaataattaataattagaCACGAGagattatttttggtttaaatgacatcaaataagttttgaaaaaataaaatgttagagtCAATGAATTGACGTCAAATAAgttttgtaattaaatttatcaaataagtatatatcatacaattcatcaagcaaactacagaaaattattaaaatttcataaaaaatattaagataactaaaaaacaaaattacacaatatcttatattactttcatatcttatataaataaaataatataaatatatagttttcaaatacactaaaataaaaatgttaaaacactacatatcaaaaatgttaaaacatattgattttgtatattggatatgtataaaaaaattcttacgcTTTTAATACATTAggttaaaatctaattttagttaaattattgTCGTATTggtcatattttaattaatgaaacgAGATATTAAAACGGTCTCTGACATCTACATTAAGTTTTCGATGAGTAAAATTAAACTTGTGATGTTAGCTACATAACATCATTAAGTTGAGGGATGTTATCATGCATAATATATACTTCGTGTAGTTAGGTATACATTAGTATACTTTGCATGGTTAGCCATGTGATGGTCAATACTTCACGTAGGCAGcaattatttttccttttttttaatataagtttAGTTAAGAGTACATATTCGTGATATGAGGAAAATGTAAGtgtagttatttttaaaagcataacGTGTTCTTATTGATTTTGTCTGTCAGCCGCTTAGCAATCTCAAGTGGGTGGATTTGAGTTATTCAAAAAATTTGAAGGATGTTTCTAGTCTCTCAACTGCCACTAGTCTACAGGAATTAGATCTCAGTGGATGTTCGAGTTTAGTGGAGCTTCCCATCTTCTATAAGGAATGCCATTCATCTCAAAAAGTTGGATCTCAGTGAATGTTTAAGTTTGGTAGAACTTCCTTCATCTACTGGGAATGCCATAAGAAACCTCAAGGAAATGGATTTAAGGATTACCCAAGTTTAGTGGGAGTCCCTTCCTCTATTGGAAACACCACTAATATCAAGTGACTAGATTGCTCCTTTCTTAATCAAAAGATTGATCTCAACTCTCAACTTCGCCAACTGCTTCAAACTGAATAAAGAAGCAACATACATCATCATCTAGACATCGCCAGATAGAGTAACGGTCTTACCCTGGTAAAGAAATGCCTAACTACTTCAATTATCAACCTAATGGAGGTTCCCTAGTAATAAAGTTGAACGAGAGGTCTTCACCTTCATAAATGATATGTAAGGCTTGCATCTTGCTGGATTGTAAAGATGAGGTTCTGCTAAAGGACAAATGGTGTGTATACATCACCGGATCAAACAGAATAGCATCAATGTCCAGTGCAGTCCAAGTCACCACATTTTGTTTCGCCCTTTAACAGAACATCTATACATCTTTGAATTGGAAGCATACGTGACTTCAGACGAACTTTGCTTAGAATTTGGAGTCACCAGAGACGAATGGATGATAAGCGAATGTGGAGTGCGTTACCTTAATACCAGTTGATGGGTTGAGATATGTAatgttgtgtttttttgtgtATGATTGTCAATCATCCTGTTGTGGTGGGTTTTGAGCAGTTACTTATACCCTATGAATAAACTAAGAACCAATTCTCTCATACATTTAGGTTATCTTTCTAACTGAGCATCGAATCAAAATCATTATCTGGTTATTATTGTTATATAACAACACATTTGCAGACATATCATCAGTAAGCCTCAAAAGAACAGTAAAGAGGCTACTAAAGACCAAATCCTTTTACACATATCCACCATTAACAGGAATGATCTGACCGTTGATCCATTCACCACCATCGCCAGCCAAGAACCCAACAAGAGGCACCACATCTTTAACTTCGCCGACTCTCCCAAAAGGA
It encodes:
- the LOC108835237 gene encoding uncharacterized protein LOC108835237 codes for the protein MSIRIPSASQGSRGIILCLIFLGSLPGTILTQQVTLDSILIFKTHEWFSTKPIVYFQCKGENKTVFRDVKTTNVSYSFNGQESWQPLTELKGTQCKRCGIYEEDTFRYDAFNEWELCPSDFTSEGIYTHAKAKDFNATFLCHGCSQVLGAGLNKDSGTDKEEETPRKGPAIIVVLVLGGVAVGFVVGCKNWRKKKQQQEQAWFLKLFEDGDEMEVEICLEDTL